The genomic window CCTCGAGAATCTTAGGAAACTCGTGCAGGTTTAGAACAggaaaaagaggtgagagagggcttTTATGATGCCCTCGAGAATCTTAGGAAACTCGTGCAGGTTTAGAACAggaaaaagaggtgagagagggcttTTATGATGCCCTCGAGAATCTCAAGAAACTCGTGCAGGTTTAGAACAGGAaaaagaggtgagaaaggggtTTTATAATGTTCAAGAGAATCTTAGGAAACTCGTGCAGGTTTAGAACAggaaaaagaggtgagagagggcttTTATGATGCCCTCGAGAATCTCAAGAAACTCGTGCAGGTTTAGAACAGGAaaaagaggtgagaaaggggtTTTATAATGTTCAAGAGAAACTTAGGAAACTCGTGCAGGTTTAGAACAGGAaaaagaggtgagaaaggggtTTTATAATGTTCAAGAGAATCTTAGGAAACTCGTGCAGGTTTAGAACAggaaaaagaggtgagagagggcttTTATAATGCTCTCGAGAATCTTAGGAAACTCGTGCAGGTTTAGAACAggaaaaagaggtgagagagggatttTATGATGCTCTCGAGAATCTTAGGAAACTCGTGCAGGTTTAGAACAGgtaaaagaggtgagagagggatttTATGATGCTCTCGAGAATCTTAGGAAACTCGTGCAGGTTTAGAACAGgtaaaagaggtgagagagggatttTATGATGCTCTCGAGAATCTTAGGAAACTCGTGCAGGTTTAGAACAggaaaaagaggtgagagagggcttTTATGATGCTCTCGAGAATCTTAGGAAACTCGTGCAGGTTTAGAACAggaaaaagaggtgagagagggcttTTATGATGCCCTCGAGAATCTTAGGAAACTCGTGTAGGTTtagaacaggaaagagagagcctGTTTGAAAGGAAAAGGTTGACTTTAATTGAAAGAATCAAGAAAAATGAATTCATACGTGTTTACTTATAATCTGAAGAAATATCAGGGTATAAATTGTAAAGGAATTTCGCAAATTGATTCATGCCTTGTAAAATGCattataataaatagaaaataccAATATAAAGTCTCGAAACAACTTTCCTCGCACAATAAAACCTATCTCTTCCCTTACCAGTGACCAACCTCTTCTTCCAGCATACCTTTGGCACGCCGAGACCCAGGAACACAGAGATCCCGAAGACAAAGAGGTTCCTGGCCGAGCCGAGATCAACGTACTGCAGCGTGGACACTCCGACGGCCGTGATCATAGCGAACATGACGACGAACACTCCCGCGACGACTGGTTCGGGCACGGTGACGAACAGCGCTCCGAACTTGCCGAACATCCCGCACACGATCATGATGACGGCACTATACTGGACCACACGGAGGCTCCCCACCTACGGGTATGGTGTcgcagaaggaaagggagttaGGGGTTATAATGTGGTAGAAGGAGAGGGTGTTAGAGGGTATGGTGtggtagaaggaaagggaattaggGGCTATGATGTGGTAGAAGGAAAGGGTGTTAGGGGGTATGGTgtggtagaagggaagggaattagGGGGTATGGTGCGATGGTGCAAATGGGTATACGGTAGACAGGGCCACAGAGGGCCATGATGACTGCCTTATACTGGGCCGCACGGAGGCTTCGTGCCTAAGTATGGTGcagggaaaggaaaaagtgaaatgGATTATGAACTGTTGTGAAAATTTATATTAATTGTGAATGAAATCTATTTCATTTACTCCAGGCAGTCAACAACATCCAGATTCgccccttccttttttatctccgtTATCTTTCCTACCCATTCCTCTTCCCATCCATTCACCCGCcatccaacccttcccccccagtcatccaccaccatcctcccttcctcccgcccgccctcctctcctctccaacccccatAACCCACCAAAGCCCACCTTCGTGATGCTGATGGCACCGATGTTCTGCGAGCAAGAGGAGGTGCCGCTCCCGGTGCCCATGAGGCCGGCCAGCACGCAGCCGAGCCCTTCGATGCCAATGCCCCGGTTGATGGCatgggtgggcgggggcggcgctCCTGGTGGGACGAGgatgttttaatttctttttaattagATTGTTAATAAGTTAGATTTCATtaacacttttattatcattatccctgattgttcttttctctaAGTTGAaatatgtttatttctgtctattattatttttttcaacaaatactttttttctggtttcataTTTCCAAAGAATAACCACGTGAGTCTTATCTGAATGATGTACCTGGCCACGAGAGCCACCCATGACTGCTGCTCTGATATGTCATTATCGTGGTCCACGTACTACAATAAGAAATTATTAGAAAGCTCAACTTGCCTCTGACTAATAACAGGTTTTATTTATGCTGAGACAGAAACTGTCATGTggctatgtttttttcttatttatctttttatcatgcaTTGTATTAAAGTAGCTCTTgttcacatatattatataaccaAACATACTATCACTATCAGTGTGGCATTCTGCAATCCTTGATTTTTTTCAGAAACGCATAACGTCAACATTGCAGTAAACCCATAAATATCGGGGAAGTTGGAGCTGCAGAAAACATGGCAGTTTTTGCACAATCTGACACCAAGAATATTGCGTGGTATTCTGTTCCCTTAGTTTCATGTCTTGGTATTTTTGTTGATATCTTCTGTGAAAGTCCCGGTTCCTAATACCTATCTATTTTTCAGATCTTCAATCCGTGTCATAATCCCCGCCCCTTTTTCTAGCTTACCTGTAATCCTCGCACAGGCATAGTAATCGCCGACACTCTCAATAATCGATGCCACAGTGCCAGCCAGCATTCCTACTACACCGGCGGCACTGACACTTGGCATCCCCCATTGTCCtgcaggaaagggaagaaagagggttaacgagggaaggaggaaagaagaagaaaaagatggatggGAAAGTGGGGATCTTGTGACTTTGGAAACTTAGCAATATGGTAGATAAGGATACGGGAAAGGTTTATTGCCCTTCAGTATATCACATTTCTAGCAAAACAAATGTCATTCGCACAGAAACACATGCAAcggcacaaatatatacacacgaaacAACACAGGTTCCCTCACGCTATCACCCACCCAGCCCGACAGAACCTCATTCATTTACACCCTGAAAGGCGAGGATCATATCCTtgtgtctgtatctttatctgtcGTCGCCCAAGTCATTCACCCTAAAGACCTTGACCAGTGCCCATTGTACGCGTTATCATGCATCCTGGTCTTTGAAtatgttagtaaaaaaaaaaaaaaaaaaggcggtatttgtttgtatttaggttgtaaatatttttttcagtaatCTACCAGATTTGTCTATGCATGGGATTACAAATGTTCAAAAAAAGCAAACGTCAGCAGATTGGTGCCAACAATCTATACCATCGTTATTGTTTTAAAAAATCAACTAATCGCCCACCACTACCACATAAAACCCGCCCTCACCTCTCTAAaaacctttattttcattaaaaaaataaaaataaaaaccgcCCCTCTCGCCCCACACACGAGAACCCACCAGGATAAGGAATCCTAAACCAGGGAGAATTCGCCATAAGGGACCCCGTGGCGTCTGTCCTGGCTGGTGACCTCTCCGGGAAGACGTCGAGGGAGGTCAACACACTGCAGACGATCCAAGAGGCGAAGATGGATAACAAGACCTGGAATTGAGGTTCAGTGGGAGCGAAATAAGGgaatgagacaaagaagaaaaagaagaagagaacgaaataagggaatgagacaaagaagaagaagcgagtaagggaatgagacaaagaagaagagagcgaaataagggaatgagacaaagaagaaaacgaataagagaacgaaataagggaatgagacaaagaagaagaagcgagtaagggaatgagacaaagaagaagagagcgaaataagggaatgagacaaagaagaagaagagagcgaaataagggaatgagacaaagaagaagagagcgaaatatgggaatgagacaaagaagaagaagaagcgagcgAAATATGGGAatgagacaaagacgaagaagaagaagagagcgaaataagggaatgagacaaagaagaagaagacgagagcgaaataagggaatgagacaaagaagaagaagagagcgaaataagggaataagacaaagaagaagaagaagagagcgaaataagggaatgagacaaagaagaagaagaagagagcgaaataagggaatgagacaaagaagaagaagcgagcgaaataagggaatgagacaaagaagaagaagaagagagcgaaataagggaatgagacaaagaagaagaagaagaagaagagagcgaattAAGGGaatgagacacagaaaaaagaagaagagagcgaaataagggaatgagacagagaagaagaagaagagagcggaataagggaatgagacaaataataataataagagagcgaaataagggaatgagacaaagaaaaaaaagagaacgaaatatgGGCAGAGGAGCGAAATAAGGGAatgggacaaagaagaagaagaagaagagagcgaaataaGGGTAAAGGGtgtggagcagggggggggggattttgtaggtgagagggagttagagtgggggagaaaatgggacatggaagaaagacgaagaagagaaggggaatgaagatCAAGTGGGGTCAAAAGAAGATAGAGTAGGTAATGAGAAaggattaaagaagaagagacgaagaacgagtgagatagaagaggggaaggaaaagagaagagagacaaaagaaggggGAATATATTGATTAGATAACAGGGAATAATGGACAAAGGATATGTGGAGGGTAGGACCAGAATGGAAGAGATGGAGAactgaaagggaggaaaagagccaTTTGATATTCCGCTGGACCATTGCAGGTTGATAAGTATccttatagaaaaagagagagagagagagagcgaacgagagagagaaagagagagagagagagagagagcgaacgagagagagagagacagagcgaacgagagagagagagagaggggggggagagagggagagaaagagggaggagagatagatagatagatagatagatagatagagagagagagagagagagagagagagagagagagagagagagagagagagagagagagagagagtgagagtgagagtgagtgaggggggggggcagagagaaagagggggaggggagggggggagaggggtatatatatatatatatatatatatatatatatatatatatatatatatatacatacatatacctatacaggtatatgtatatatatatatatatatatatatatatatatatatatatatatatatatatacatatacatacatatatatatgtatatatatatatatatatatatatatatatatagagagagagagagagagagagagagagagagagagagagagagagagagagagagagtggaagagagggagggagggagaaacagagagagagagagagagagagagagagagagagagagagagaaacagagagagagaaacagagacagagaatggcaCATCTAatgactatatatttttttctttaactgcAAATAAATTGAATAATATATCTGCACTCCATGTAATATAAATTCAACCGATTTTAGACTCACAGGAAAACACTTAAAGACCAAGAAATGAACGGTGCCAACGCGTCTGCCTCCCTTCCACACTGGCACCGGAAGAGCCACGTCGCGGAGGTATTGTGAGAATAGCACCATCAGCACCATCGTCCTGATTGCAAAAGGAAGTATGGTGTTGGTTAATGATTGGGTAGGGTCGGGGGGAAATCTgggaaattatatacatatattgaaaaaatGCTATTCTTCGTTGCTTATATGATTCGTCTGGCTTTGCTTCCATAATACTGAATCTATTTCACACTTACATTTCAATACATAttttaaacatgtgtatgtatatgtacacacacacacacacacacacacacacacacacacacacacactcacacacacacacacacacacacacacacacactcacacacacacacacacacacacacacacacacacacacacacacacacacacacacacacacacatatatatatatatatatatatatatatatatatatatatatatatatatatatatatatgtatttatgtatgtatatatacatatagagttagataaatagatagatagacagatagaagggtatagatatatacagatatactcatattcatataccaatatatctatatctatgactttttatctatctacacacacacacacacacacacacacacacacacacacacacacacacacaaatacaaccatACCCACGCTACATGTTTACAAACCAAGTACCACCTACAGGATGGAGATGCCCCAGTGCTGTGCCGCCTGTCGGATGGCCACGTCGAAAAGGGAGAGGCCAACCAAGGTCACAGTTGGCACTATGGCCAAAGGTGTAATCCAGGTCAACACAAAACCGATGGCACCTAGGCAGAGGGGCAGGATTTCGGGGTGTGTGAGGATAGGACTTCGTTCAATCTTGATTCGACGGTATGGCTATTTAATATAATTGTTAGTATTTGCCTAATTGATATTCAAATGATATATCAGGGGAggaatgataagaatatcaataataaagctAGTGCTGCTACCATTATAAGTACAGCTGCTACAGCTACAGTTTTTACTTTTTAATAGAATAAAAACA from Penaeus vannamei isolate JL-2024 chromosome 5, ASM4276789v1, whole genome shotgun sequence includes these protein-coding regions:
- the LOC113822718 gene encoding solute carrier family 23 member 1; this translates as MHEESQEKMTSENYEEMEREERLEKEETEEEKSESDLLYTLEEVPPWYMSIFFGFQHYLTMAGGTIAIPFVISPFLCLGEEDPAKGALVSTIFFHSGLITLLQTTFGVRLPIIQGGDFAYLVPTISILTTSFASCETLPLGNMTETAKEALWQGRFNEIQGALTVAAVVQVLLGLTGAIGFVLTWITPLAIVPTVTLVGLSLFDVAIRQAAQHWGISILTMVLMVLFSQYLRDVALPVPVWKGGRRVGTVHFLVFKCFPVLLSIFASWIVCSVLTSLDVFPERSPARTDATGSLMANSPWFRIPYPGQWGMPSVSAAGVVGMLAGTVASIIESVGDYYACARITGAPPPPTHAINRGIGIEGLGCVLAGLMGTGSGTSSCSQNIGAISITKVGSLRVVQYSAVIMIVCGMFGKFGALFVTVPEPVVAGVFVVMFAMITAVGVSTLQYVDLGSARNLFVFGISVFLGLGVPKWLDANPAVIQTGSFTADQVISVLLRTPMFVGGALGFFLDNTIPGTDEERGVIAFRNHAHGGKEVPHVIQDTRCYDIPVGMDTIKRIKWLRWLPFSPTFRGLQGVRTTS